One window of the Conexibacter sp. SYSU D00693 genome contains the following:
- a CDS encoding YcnI family protein: MSTLLLSLLPAALLAVALLAGRFPGERALEGARALVARRRHRPRRRVPGLLAVALAPLVRVPRGACLVGCAIASRPPPGLRRSPETCRTPPRSHRMTRRTITAATALAALALPAAAGAHVTVQPQELEAGAFKRVDVRVPNERDDASTRKVEVQFPPGVATASYEPVPGWSVEVTTRKAAKPIEMHGETSTEEVDTVTFTADSRDDAIPPGAFRDFGLSIRVPDTVGKATFKALQTYTGGEVVRWIGPEDADKPAPTVEVDEADDDAHGGGGATAQTADTAAPAPVVDDDAEDDGGSDGLAVAALAVGALGLVAGGAALARGRTA; encoded by the coding sequence ATGAGCACGCTGCTGCTCAGCCTGCTCCCGGCGGCGCTCCTCGCCGTCGCGCTCCTCGCCGGGCGCTTCCCGGGCGAGCGCGCGCTCGAGGGGGCCCGGGCGCTCGTCGCCCGCCGGCGCCACCGTCCGCGCCGCCGCGTGCCCGGCCTCCTCGCCGTCGCGCTCGCCCCGCTCGTGCGCGTCCCGCGCGGCGCGTGCCTCGTCGGCTGCGCCATCGCCTCCCGTCCTCCTCCTGGCCTGCGCAGGAGCCCAGAGACCTGTCGCACACCACCAAGGAGCCATCGCATGACCCGCAGGACCATCACCGCCGCGACCGCCCTCGCCGCGCTCGCGCTGCCGGCCGCCGCCGGCGCCCACGTCACCGTCCAGCCCCAGGAGCTCGAGGCCGGCGCCTTCAAGCGCGTCGACGTCCGCGTGCCCAACGAGCGCGACGACGCCTCGACGCGCAAGGTCGAGGTGCAGTTCCCGCCCGGCGTCGCCACCGCGAGCTACGAGCCGGTCCCCGGCTGGAGCGTCGAGGTGACGACCCGCAAGGCGGCCAAGCCGATCGAGATGCACGGCGAGACCTCGACGGAGGAGGTCGACACCGTCACGTTCACCGCCGACAGCCGCGACGACGCGATCCCGCCGGGCGCGTTCCGCGACTTCGGCCTGTCGATCCGCGTGCCCGACACGGTCGGCAAGGCGACCTTCAAGGCGCTGCAGACCTACACCGGCGGCGAGGTGGTGCGCTGGATCGGCCCGGAGGACGCCGACAAGCCGGCGCCCACCGTCGAGGTCGACGAGGCCGACGACGACGCCCACGGCGGCGGTGGCGCGACCGCGCAGACGGCCGACACGGCGGCGCCCGCGCCGGTGGTCGACGACGACGCCGAGGACGACGGCGGCTCGGACGGCCTGGCCGTCGCGGCACTGGCGGTGGGGGCGCTCGGCCTGGTCGCCGGCGGTGCCGCACTGGCTCGCGGGCGCACCGCGTAG
- a CDS encoding thioredoxin domain-containing protein, producing MASREDRKREAREARLAHEEQEAAKARQARRLRMLGAVVAAAVVLVVVAVLVSSGGDDETSPPVTADRSAQVVREVARSLDGIPQDGLVLGRKDAPVTMVEFADPQCPFCGEFATQALPAIVEQEVRAGRLKVELRLLTFLDDNLGTDDSQKIARLALAAAQQDRLWHVAEAAYRLQGQEGSRYATDAFLRGLVTGVPGLDGPRALAATGSDPVTRELGAAVTAQNRYGVRSTPTFLIGRTGQELEPFEPSSLTAQPFVERVRELAGA from the coding sequence ATGGCGTCGCGAGAGGACCGCAAGCGCGAGGCGCGCGAGGCGCGCCTCGCCCACGAGGAGCAGGAGGCGGCGAAGGCCCGGCAGGCCCGGCGCCTGCGGATGCTCGGCGCCGTGGTGGCCGCCGCGGTCGTCCTGGTCGTCGTGGCCGTGCTGGTGTCCAGCGGCGGCGACGACGAGACGTCGCCGCCGGTCACCGCCGACCGCAGCGCCCAGGTCGTCCGCGAGGTCGCCCGGTCGCTGGACGGGATCCCGCAGGACGGCCTCGTGCTCGGGCGCAAGGACGCGCCCGTCACGATGGTCGAGTTCGCCGACCCGCAGTGCCCCTTCTGCGGCGAGTTCGCCACGCAGGCGCTGCCCGCGATCGTCGAGCAGGAGGTCCGCGCCGGGCGGCTGAAGGTCGAGCTGCGGCTGCTGACCTTCCTCGACGACAACCTCGGCACCGACGACTCGCAGAAGATCGCGCGGCTCGCGCTCGCGGCCGCCCAGCAGGACCGCCTCTGGCACGTCGCCGAGGCGGCGTACCGCCTGCAGGGCCAGGAGGGCTCGCGCTACGCGACCGACGCGTTCCTGCGCGGGCTCGTCACCGGGGTTCCGGGGCTCGACGGCCCGCGGGCGCTCGCCGCCACGGGCAGCGACCCCGTCACCCGGGAGCTCGGGGCGGCCGTGACGGCCCAGAACCGCTACGGCGTGCGGTCGACGCCGACGTTCCTGATCGGGCGCACCGGCCAGGAGCTCGAGCCGTTCGAGCCGTCCTCGCTGACCGCGCAGCCGTTCGTCGAGCGCGTCCGGGAGCTGGCCGGCGCGTGA